The Tenebrio molitor chromosome 2, icTenMoli1.1, whole genome shotgun sequence DNA segment AATCacctctaatttttttattatctaaaCAGACCTCTTCATATTTTAGCGTCAGCTTGGTATTAATGCTTTTTTCTCTGGCAAGTTCTCTTTCGACTCTTTCTTGTTTTTCTAATAACCTTTCCAATCGGATTtgttgtttagaaaaattagattttcttAATTCGACAGTCTCAGAAACAAAGGACGGTATATTGGCCCAAATATTATTATCTGTCTGTGTACTTTTGTCAATAGGATTTatttcattcaattttttgagCAAATTCGcattcaataatttttcatgATGAAGACTGGCTTTCGCCGTTTTCAATTCGTTAGTTAACCCATAAATTACCTGATCCTTTTCTGCATTTTTATCAGTGTCGAAATTGCTGTTGATTTCTTTCCTTAATTCAGCtgttacattttcttcaagtGGAACACAATTTAACTGTTCCTCCTTTTGTTCCTCTAGATTGATTAATTCGTCATCAACTAGGACACTTTTAAACTCGTTCCCACTTCCACTCTccttttgtttctttttcatACTGTGTAGTTCTCTTTGTAAAGTATCTATAATTTCGTCTTTTTCCTGCAGTTTAATCATCAAACCACCACATTCATCTTTATAATCTCGTAATGATTCATTGTCATTTGACACTTGCTTTAAATTTTGCCACAGACTATTTTTAATTCCTTCTTGATCTTTGAGCAATTCATACAAGCGTTTTACTTCGTCAACTTCATGTATTTTCTCTGAAGAAATATCTGCCAATTCTTCTTTTAAACTCTTATGAGGACTTCGCAATATTGCAATCACaccaaaattagaaaataattcaGAACCACTGCAACTGCTACTTTCGGTTGAAGAACTGTTAAGATCAAGCTGTTTTAAGTTTGGCAATGGACCGCTCAAAGAAGGGCTGACTGGATTCGCCAGTTGATTCAACAATTTCGGCGTGttaaaaacatgtttaaaatTGGCATTGTGTGCATTCCCATTTAAAATTGCTTTATCGTTAAGACAGCTGTCCTCTTGTAATAAACACTCCAAATCTCGTATTCTTTGTTTAAGAAGTTTGCGTTCGTTGACATAAAAAGTTACAAGTTCCGTTTTTTCATCCAACTGAGATTTTATAACATCAGTTACTTCCACAAGTGTGGAAATTTCTGACTCTTTTATGTCGAGACAATCTTTCATGtcatttattgtttttcttcCCTCTTGGTTGATTTTTTCCAATGttcgtaatttattttttaagtgctgattctaaaaatattaataaaaacagattTCTACGAACAGCAACtacatattatattatatattaATAATAGGTAGAGGAATAATTACATGAACGAGGTATTCGAAAAAAGTACCTACTATACTTATCACGTTCTATTAAAAGTTACTGGTGGCAAACTGAATTAGTGCATATTGTGcaagttatttttataatattaagTGCATGAAGTGAGTGTTTTTtatgcatgaaaaggtcttttacgccgagacgcaggtcgaggcagtaaTGCATTTgaatgcacataaaacatcttcacgcacgaaatataatagttatttttatatgcgtgaagtgagtgttttttgttcatgaaaaatacattttaactCTACATTCTTAACAGAAATCTAgcttaatttttgcaaaatgaaaatttaggaATCAAACATCTTTGGTTCTTGTTATTTAATATGTTATACCTATTTGACcatgtcatatttaattaaaaaaacatcattaCCTCATTGTCAAGTTGGTTAACTTGAACTAAATGAGTTTGTAgttgttttttataataagaTAGCATTTTTTCCAGCTGTTCATACTTTTTATTAATCACATAggttttttctttctcttccTCGATGCTGGATATTGTCATAACAAGTTGTTCACTGGCAAGTTGTTCTCTACAACATTAACTTAAACTTTAtgacaatgaaataataaagagAATTTACTGATGTGATTTCTGTAGAGTGTTTATGTCATCCAACAAAGACTCATTTTGGTCCTCACAAATTGTCAGCTGTTGTTTAACTAAATCCAATTCTGCTGTTGTTTTAGCTAACTGGTGTTGTAATTTATGGACTTGGTCTTCTAAAGTCATTTCACTAGCTAAAATGGTTGCATGAATGTTTATACTTTTAGACAAAACAAAGGAAtacttttattattgttgttaaaatGAGACTCACAAAAAATTTGTGTGGCATTGGGATTTAAAAACTGATTAaagctataaaaaaaattaattgaaaaaaaacaattttcgttttattcTTGTCCAATATACTTGGTAGGAAATTCTGAAAAACCATTATCAACGCCGTCCCCTTGAATATTAGCAATCCAGTCGTCCATCACTTTTTGGAAGAACACATAGTCAACATTGGGATTGATACTGTCAGGATCaagttgtttttgtaattcatcTAGTTCAGCCCTGAAACACCTCCAGCAGTTAGCAAACAAGAGCTACGGTGTTTGTACTTACGGATTATTCGGCATGTAAGGTTTAATAAATTCGATTAAACACGAAACCGGAACACAATTCGTATTTTTTTGGTCGCAAGATTTGAAGATACATTGCACAATATCCATTTTTACAAATCTCAACCAAACAACCTCCCTAATTTAagtaaactaatttttaacGATACATACTTCGCTACGTATTGCACGTTTCAACTCTATTAACAAAAAACTAGTCGTATCAAcgaaaaagtggaaaaaactgaaaaagtcGTTTTCAAGCGTTTAAAATgtgaatttattgccaaccgTAGAATCACAGAGGAACCAGATGGATTTTGTCTTATTTTATCTGtggttggaaaaaattaaaaaaattatttcgaatttgctcttaaaaaatttaataacaaatatagCCATACTCGttatcacgttttttttttaatctttacaATCACAAAATTCACAAGTGTCTCACACGTGCTTATAATTCCGTTTTTATGTCCCGTCGAACataacaatttcaatttttgagaatgaaatattttaaacctaGATATATACACGTGGTAGTACGCATAACAatttcaagtatttttttttatgttatacgtagacattataaaatgttatttcttTTCAATGTAACAGCAGCAATGTAACAACTCTTGTAGAAAATCTCGTATATGGCTACAAAATTCATttgagttttaaaaattcctaGGCCGAAAGAAATGTACAGTATGTTCAAATAAACTGGGACAACTGTTTTaacgtactattccggacacggaatcttggccacgactgacatttaactgacaaataccgggtgatcaagaaggactgtttaagttggcagtacaattgagaaaaatttttaattcggttatttataacactgcaaccggatatgttttgttggtttatttgacaaatatctgatgtaggtatagcattaacaacgacaagccatcaacaaccgaaagttactcctgttatacgatttaaaatacaattcagtgttaccaacttaaacagtccttcttgaccACTCCGTATATATAGTTGGAgagcgtttttaaattcatcgatGGATCAATCGGTGGAATCAGTTTTCTACCAAAACGTTGTTATATTACTGTTAGATTTATGTTGAGCTTAAGAAAACACGTTTCTTTATTcaccaaaaatttcatgttGGGCTCAACCAAAATTCACCTTTGCCATCTACAATGGGAGTTGGTTGTTTGGTGGACGAATAGTgggggaaatgtcaaaatagttTGTCGAAGTCaaactgtcaatgtcaaagCAAAGCGAgggaaaaactggaaaagtgCAACATTATTCACGTATCCTCTAATTTTTTCATGAGTCTTTCttctgtttaaaataatttcttcatcAGAGGAAGTTAATAAATCATCATCTGATGAATCTTCCAAAGGCATTGCAATCCGTTTTACCAATATTATGGTCCCAAGAAGACTAATGTCGCACATATTTATTCATATCATAATAATAGTCgccgaaaatgaaaaaatgtttaggttatgtttacacTTCAGGTGTCATGACATCAGCACCAGTCAGCACAGTCATCAGTTTTCCACCAAATCCGTTTCCCTATTCATCACATTTTTGCACAACATAAAtgttcaacacaaaaaaaacttatgattgacaGTCCACCAATGTTGAAATTCACCGCAAaaagttgatgaatttaaaaacgctaccttgatttcatataaatgttcatcaagtgagctgtgcatgtgtaaaagcacctttaatttagttacattacaaaagtcacatttatgaaggtcatgtccaataaatctatacttggtaaaaatacaaagacaaaaacaaataagaattactttaatttaatcagtaaaaagacgtaacattgcttttgaaatcagcaatgttaaaatggacaaaaaatgaaaaattggtcaaatcgggttcgcgcagagcaagcaactttgaaagtcaaagtcactagctttagctttaataccaacagaaaatcacattttcatggcttgcttagatgcacatttatatgaaattgagtatatgtgtgaactggcctttattgaatataacccaacttttgactcgataaagCCATTTCCCcacttttttgatgtcacaagaaaaacttcaaagtgatttttaataattgtcatttattaatgacactaatgattggtttacataatttttttagaaatgtctaaaaaaatgttggccaagattctgtgtccggaatagtaacTCGAACAGCCAAAATTTTAGTACTGTAAATCAAAGTCTACGTCAAACgatattgtcagtgtcaaaatcaATGCGAAaaatttggtttatttgaaattcaaaaacagactATAGCGCAACTTTTAAAAAACAGGATTTCGAAACGGGTAATTGCTGCTAAGGTTGTGTTGATGAACGTACCGTTTTATTGaacaaacaataaatcaaACCTATGCATACATaacctttattaaaaaagtgaTGTTTACACAActcaaattattaatttttggatCTGTTGTTCTGTCATCTGtgtacaagttttttttttttggccagcGACAGTAACTCTCAATTTCACTTGTTCATATAAATCTGGgactacattttatttttaaaaatattttggccaaaattaacaattcaatggttgttattttattatcattaggTATTAGGCATTTTGCGGTAAAATTGCTTTGAAAAGTATAATCACATACCTACAGTaaatcatttttgtaatgacgaactagctggaactttttttttgttagattttttacataataaataaaaattagacaGTTGGCAAAGctttaaattgtcatattaaataaatttaatttcactatacCTTACTTTGATTGCTTGTTTGATTGGCATATTAACTAGTTAATAGATATATGTTGATTGGGACCAGTTTTGACAGAACAAATGACGTtacccataacctaactttttaaaagcccaaattcgcggtaaaaacCATATATCTAAAACgtgtgttcacaagacaaaagttactagatttagtaactctagtttttcattacaaaaatgtatgtatataATAACTTTGACAAATAACTAAAATCTGCTATTTTTTCTGGCAGCCAAAAATTCATGGTAATGTTGTTCAATGTTCAGCTCACATTACCCtcgaaatataaaattgtcCCAGATTAATCTGAACATGACTGTATCTAAATAATActagttggttgcaaaaaaaaacgggaaatacatttttttctaatataaatttggttttgtccatttgttaattaattgtctacttgacaatttctatcaaataatttttttaaatgtcattgaattttgaccataattctaacctatatatctctcgtaagaaggtttcacactatgataaaattgtaaaaatgtcaatttccAACTGTACCtagttggtaaaaaaaaaacgggtcacgtaaaaaaaaacctgataccttcttacgagagataggttagaattatggtctaaattcattgacatttttaaaaattatttgataggcaTTGTCaaatagacaattaattgacaaatggacaaaaccaaatttacattaggaaaaggTTCATatcccattttttttaaatccaactGTACTATttcggacacggaatcttggccaacatttttttgacatttctaaaaaaaaatatgtaaaccaatcattagtgtcattaataaatgacaattattaaaaatcactttgaagtttttcttgtgacatcaaaaaatcaaggaaatggcattatcgagtcaaaagttgggttatattcgtggagggagaaaagactggagatggcactaattcaaataagtgtaccggcccgcgaaaactacagagtcataaaaggtttctgaatatagACGCTAGGCCAATCGCTTCCTTCGCCTTCCTTCGAGGCGCATTGTGGActgggtcataaaaggttgttgcacgtgcttttagagggttcggatttttaacatgggaagcataggaaatgccatctccagtcttttctccctccacggttATATTCAATTAAGGCAAAttaaggccagttcacacatatttgtcagttaaatgtcagttgggGCCAAGATTCCATGTCCCGAATAGTACCTCTGTCCGAAAATATGGTATACATTTATACatgtattttcaatttcaaacgTATAGGTAAGTACCTTATTTTCGGACAGAGGTAGTAATACgcttggattttttttttaagtaaattgTGAAGTAGATATAGAATTCACGAGTAAATTATATCATGTGTATTTCACTGCACAATATAGGTACAATGGAGCTTAATTCatggtaaaaatacaagtaTAAATGCTCAGTTCAAGTATGTATTGGACTCTCGTTACTACGTAAGTATTAATATTTACTCATATCACAAAAAGTAAGTGCCCATAACTGCTGCAAAATGTAATAAAGTAAATGTTATTGGAAGCTaacaaaagaatttaaaaaatattggtcGCTTTGGTATCGTAATTTCTGTGTAATGTCCGTTAAAAGTAAaatcattttataataaaaaaaaaacagagttgttttacaaatatCAGTAATgagttaaaacatttttttgtaatatattAATCACAAATGGCACAAAAATCTGTATATGCTCTACATAAGGATtatattaaatatgaaataatcGTATAAATATCCTGATTATGAATAGACTCcctaattagaaaaaaatatttaacattaaGACTTACCTattgtcttttaaaaattatacacaatCTTTTGAAAAAGAATGAATCGTACgaaaatatatgtatataatATATTTATACAAATCTGTTATCTTAATGGTAAAATGTCACACAtataattatgtacaaaacctttctttttggaaaattttcatacatGCAGCAAGGAACTTTTTCAAatcattaaataatttgaaaattgtatagtacattaaaataaatacaatttcagtattaaatttttctaatgagcgaaaaaaattgcatatgTAGTTCTACATACATGCCTTGGCATTGGACCATGCTGCAGGATAATTTTTGcacctttttaaaaaaaaggatgtACCAACTCTTTTCAATCGCAACAAATGTGGCACCAACGCAAAGGCAAGTACTATGCAAAATCACACAGAATCAGTATATTTAAAGTTGGCCCTAAcatatatttacaaaaataacaataaaaatgactGTTTATATGTACATTTGGCTATTAAAGataatgtcaaaaaatcaTATTATAAAACTAACGGGTTaaagtatatttaaaaaaaaaaaacagaagcaaatttggaaaatttatatACAACTTCCGTCATTAGTTCTTGCTTAATCAGCTGTCAATTGCACGATAGTTTTATGCTTTAAAGCTATAGATAGGTATTTAGTATCTTTTACACATGAAAAACcacacgattttttttattcgtttttttttttttctttttaatataGTGGGTGCcacaaaattcgcggaacaactcaatgggacaatgtcaactcatgttaggaaattatgagaaaaataataaaaaaatcctatcttttagatttgacgatatgggggctcaaaaggtgcagttTTGATcgcgtttattttaaatattaaaaaagattttgactatttgtcttttactagccagtggcagAATAATTCTGAACGACTGTGATTAcgtttgtaattattttcttcattatttccagcatttccaagtagtaattttatttatgtccgttttacctcaaataacgtatggcaacatgactttgatttttctctcatttccatcgatacaacaaaaatgaaatatttgcagacttttgggatacatagaatgtttttcaatgttgccacatttagtataacgaataggtccacaTCTTCTCCAAAAaggttgattttttttacatttttacctgacattttaatgactacttaataACACATTGCTAAGCTGTTCCGccaattttggggcacccagtatatatatattttttttctaaaacaacaaaatatttacccACAAAATATGTTATCAcacaacaaaataacaaaatcaaaagattgaaaattttctcaattgccgttttgtttttcatttaatagAGCGATATTTAAGATAAAAATCGTTTATttacatataaaaatattaatatagTTGTAACAAATGGAAGGCACGTGTCCGGTTTAACCGGCGTGTTTAGACAGATTCAACGGCATATCTGTAAAGAAACAATAACTCCATTACTACGTGGCTCATCTACACATTTGCCAATTTTAAGTGTAAAATTTAACGTGTCTTTTTTTTCCGAATTCACTCAAATCTGGCAAAAACATGCTAGAttaaaatcccaatttacacacctGTTATATTATCATCTCTGTGTTCCGAATCTCTGGGAGGATCAGTTGCCCAAGAACAAGATGGAGTATCGTGACGTATCGCTATGGGCATTGGAGGTGCATGGTACACAGGGGGCATCATATACCCTCTTCCGTACACACCCGGACCGTAATATGGTGGAAGAGTATATGGGTACATGTAGTGGGGTAGGTATGAAGAATGTGGATAAGGAAGGTACCCTCTCTTATCAGCCTgctgtaaaaaaatgtgtttgcaTAAGTATTATAATGTTAAGTAGAAACACTCGCTTCTTTtacatcattttaattttggagAGTCACATAATCTTGTTAAGCTCCCACGGAAGAGAAAAATTGTGCTATAACAATAccattttgtttgaaaaaaaaaaagttgggggtggttgcgcacttccgggaGCAGATATACAAAAACCATATACGTCAAAATGTGGggaaggaaaaataaaaattgacctgtttcggtattttttacaaaaattgcctATTTCCAAGTtacgaattttattccagttaaagtttccagcctgtatttgtcagtgtctatataatatgtcataccaaagttaacctatttgtgataaagccgtaattaaacgatacaaatttgtaaattttgacttatgtgattgtcatttttgtcccagttttatttgtccatcgactgtacataattatgtatgtatgtacaatcactttcaaaaaaatatgtacacttgctttcaaaactttcccgTACACCTATTTTTCGCTGTATTAAATCAGGGTTGTAATTAATCAAGTctgacatttaaacttttgaagtcaaaatggctcgactgacagagcaagacaaagttttccaaattagaagaggaGTGGTCCATAAGGAGTGTTGCTTCAAATAATAGGCTAAATAAAAGTACTGTTCTACAACTAATAAGTAAAGAAGAGGTGGGTGGGAACAAGGGATCGTGAGTAGAAGATagatcatatttttttaaattgctgtcaatgtcatctttaacctaagttaaaaattactcgttcacactgcttaaatttttcaaaatcgtcgttacttgattttgaatgtgtacgcgaaagttttgaaagcaagtgtacagctgaataaaaaaaacgagaaatgtcaaaaaatgacgttttttaatttttgtcataGTTTGAAAAAGGCTTTTAGAAATACGTTAGAATTATTTGACGGTATGtcagtttataaataaataattcaatgacatttttaaaaattatttgatagataATCTGTGCGATTCCATTTACACATTGTTATGATTTAGCGATCGTTATTTTAAcgatcgattttttaaaatgatttttaaaaagctTGCTGATTTCTTAGCGCAAGTTGATGATCTCTACAAGTATATATTTGCTAaattaacttgatttttttaaattttgattcggaagtgattttctaattttaaaaaaaaatatttaaaacaaccAATTTTCAATGTAACGATCCATATTATATATTATAACTATTtggaaacagaatcgcactaacTGTCAAGTAGagaattaattgacaaatatttaaaaccaaatttacattagaaaaaatttcatttcccgtttttttttttttaaattcagctgtatgtattttttttgtatctaCAATAGTTCAtgttttattgtcattatgactgatgtttcgaattgaattttgaagcttGTTTTCTAATCTATCAAAATTGTTAGAATGGAACCAATTTCTAACTTtaatgggccgtatgatttccctttcattaaagttaaggaacgtcgttaaattgttttgtctctgtctaacatagtGCTTGACATATACCctcactttgtctaatcaattatttagctaatgaaaggcttaacgaatgggaaatcatacggaGCAATGAAGTTAAATAATAACTCTTTTCCAAAATGGTAACTCTTCTAGGCGTATTTCGGAAATACTGGGTATTCCAAAAAGTACTATCAGTTACATCAAACAAAAATGGAGACAAATATGTACAAATTGACAGGCACGTCAAATGTTAGAAGTGAAGTTACTATTACTAAAGATCATTTCACAACTTTTACCAGTGAAATGACATTGGTGTAccaaattccgtggccgtcaCTGTACAATatgttcaacaaaaaaaaaagataaggggcggctataGAAAACAAAACTTCGTATTATCATAAACACCTCTGTTATATGGCGAATTACATGTAAAGCATCAAAATCAACTAGGTATATCCCCAATTCTGGTTTTCACAAATTCGCAATTACATATTGTTTGATGAAATTTAATTCGTGTTGTTTTAGCTATTTTGTAATGTACAAATGTATTCCTCCAAAGATCCACTAACTCAAATAACTGTGTAAATCTTAAAACTTTTCAACTTTATACAAAATGATTGGCTCATAATAATGATTATAATACATTAGGTACATTCGTTTTTTGTTTAAGAAGGAAAACATTTAGAttgttttttatgtaaatgcaAGTGGAATCAGACCATGTCAACCACTTGAACCGTATcagtttaaaagaaaaaaacattttaaacagAACAAAATCGTTGCATCAATTCTATGAGCGTTTTCACATAGAATGGTGAAATGTCTTAGCGATGATcagataataaaaagaaaGCCACTCACCGAGAGCTCGATGGAACGCAACCTGTCGACGCTTTCCGAATACCATCTATCTTCTGACGATGGCGAACAATACTGCGGCTGCGTCACAGTGTTGTTAAAGTGACTAGGGGAATTACTGGGTGATCGTCTAACATTACGATCCTCGGCCAGCAAGGACGTGATGCTATAGCTGCAATTACGTGTCAGCTTGACATCTTCCGTCGCCCCGTTTGCGCTAATCGGACTGCCGATTTTCGTCGTCGACTGATTCTGAGGTGTTTTGTTTCTACTCCTCTTCTGACACCCATCTTCTACTTGCACTTTGTCTTTTTCCATTTCCCGTAAAAACCTTTTCCTCGGTGATACGACGACGTCAGCGCGCACACCTCCACCGACCATCGAAGTCTTGTCCAAGAGGTTTTGAACGATGACGAGTAAAGAGGCACGTACACTCCGACTTTTACAATTGTTACTAGTCACACCATCTTTTGAAGTTCTTTCACTACACACTACGCGCACTTCTGTTTCTGAATTGGTGAAATAAGGACGTCTGCATTTTCGAATGGTGCTGTTTGTGCGCTTATGTTTTGGTCGCCAAAAATAGAACACCATTTCCTTAGACTGGTTTCGTCGCGGCGAAGACTGTTTCCAAGAGTGATCGCGTTGCCACGGTGACGACTGAATGGAACTATTGTCATCTGAAACTTGGATCACACACAAATTGAATATCTGATCTTAACAAGATCAGAAATGAGCAACAAAATCCACAGTAGGTTACTGATAAATCATCTAATTGATGGCAGAGAGCGTTTACTTGTGTAGATTCGAATGAAGACTTCATCAATGCATTgatgtaaatttttaaataccaaataaggttaaacaagAGTAATGATGCAAACTTAACAAACTGCAACCTGCATTCATGCTGTTTTTGTGTAATTACAAGTTATCAAATAACGTCATATTATGatgcctttaaagcacgcgcgacgagtttaagagcgcGCAAGTGCTTTacaggcccttataaacgtgtatcatatgctattttttattatacccgCATTACAATctcaaaattataacaaaaaaagtaaattgagaTACCTTTTctgaagtaatctgtgtcattaattgttgatatagaaatggtcaattgttgttgtttcgttgccatgtatatttaaataatagtatataatgtgtatttatcattgttcaaaatgtaggtgaatttgttgttacctaagcaacccttaagctttagcgttttaaaggccctttttcgcacgcattttagtgttaaaaacagggattatgtcaggtataataaaatatagtatattaaagtataagtGGATATTAAGGTCTTTAAAACACGGGCGATTTTTCGAGCACGAAAGCGCAGCTGGAGTGTTCGAAATAGAGCAAGCGTTTTAAAGACCTGTTATCCACGAATACtttacgatatttttttttttaatgttaaatgaGTTAACATTTAGACTTCACGTTTCTCCAGTCCTCTCAGGTTTGGTGATGTTTCCATGGAAAACGCGCGATGTTGCCATGGAAAAGAGCGTTTTTTAAAGTTCAATTTAAACACGCTCAGGCGTGTTTTaaatgagcaaaaaaaaaaaattgtttgtaaaaacatttaagaattaaaaaactCACCACTTAATGAAGCACTACTTTCTTGTCTGTAAGTGGGCGTCGAAGCTGCGGTGCCTTGTGGGGGCCAGAAAGTCTTCCTG contains these protein-coding regions:
- the LOC138123903 gene encoding putative leucine-rich repeat-containing protein DDB_G0290503 isoform X5, with the translated sequence MDIVQCIFKSCDQKNTNCVPVSCLIEFIKPYMPNNPAELDELQKQLDPDSINPNVDYVFFQKVMDDWIANIQGDGVDNGFSEFPTNFNQFLNPNATQIFCESHFNNNNKTSEMTLEDQVHKLQHQLAKTTAELDLVKQQLTICEDQNESLLDDINTLQKSHQEQLASEQLVMTISSIEEEKEKTYVINKKYEQLEKMLSYYKKQLQTHLVQVNQLDNENQHLKNKLRTLEKINQEGRKTINDMKDCLDIKESEISTLVEVTDVIKSQLDEKTELVTFYVNERKLLKQRIRDLECLLQEDSCLNDKAILNGNAHNANFKHVFNTPKLLNQLANPVSPSLSGPLPNLKQLDLNSSSTESSSCSGSELFSNFGVIAILRSPHKSLKEELADISSEKIHEVDEVKRLYELLKDQEGIKNSLWQNLKQVSNDNESLRDYKDECGGLMIKLQEKDEIIDTLQRELHSMKKKQKESGSGNEFKSVLVDDELINLEEQKEEQLNCVPLEENVTAELRKEINSNFDTDKNAEKDQVIYGLTNELKTAKASLHHEKLLNANLLKKLNEINPIDKSTQTDNNIWANIPSFVSETVELRKSNFSKQQIRLERLLEKQERVERELAREKSINTKLTLKYEEAELIRDITTDKCLVSKNLESSEMEVMNLRGQCFGLEEEIKNLRIKNQILVENLRDTLNKLKTEHVVTTNLRIENEVRMSKQRQLEMKLKENFFQQANFKKYLADLKAENDITVAGLYDELTESKFEIRNLRKQMEISDTNLFLLRINEELESIIFSVTVNVFDCFKFSSAVDEDLLRQVDELVHLKHTFFCLENEMIILNKKINLFTSFCTTVVYKYLHLLSSSVLTENRSNDESHLELHDILMKEINDNSNEYHETAARDDDSFKTCDSETCTIQDVVEATSMGFDSFLDNLELGDVHLRQLSFKEMEEKFVTLASLLAVDVSTSANRYILKKERFTKLTVQYYEYLNCSIESLRKCSRFGKYETAITHMQLLKDISKEVLKTAVEHGVTQCEKRSGSFCKLVINYVAILSQENKKLKQTICDCQKLETKNLAPFSVNRSDESHFKSRGLILIFIFFLGLVVSLIFYIDQMCPKNSKRMCPIQWIMNLFIEETYSDNFPL
- the LOC138123903 gene encoding uncharacterized protein isoform X4; the protein is MDIVQCIFKSCDQKNTNCVPVSCLIEFIKPYMPNNPAELDELQKQLDPDSINPNVDYVFFQKVMDDWIANIQGDGVDNGFSEFPTNFNQFLNPNATQIFCESHFNNNNKTSEMTLEDQVHKLQHQLAKTTAELDLVKQQLTICEDQNESLLDDINTLQKSHQEQLASEQLVMTISSIEEEKEKTYVINKKYEQLEKMLSYYKKQLQTHLVQVNQLDNENQHLKNKLRTLEKINQEGRKTINDMKDCLDIKESEISTLVEVTDVIKSQLDEKTELVTFYVNERKLLKQRIRDLECLLQEDSCLNDKAILNGNAHNANFKHVFNTPKLLNQLANPVSPSLSGPLPNLKQLDLNSSSTESSSCSGSELFSNFGVIAILRSPHKSLKEELADISSEKIHEVDEVKRLYELLKDQEGIKNSLWQNLKQVSNDNESLRDYKDECGGLMIKLQEKDEIIDTLQRELHSMKKKQKESGSGNEFKSVLVDDELINLEEQKEEQLNCVPLEENVTAELRKEINSNFDTDKNAEKDQVIYGLTNELKTAKASLHHEKLLNANLLKKLNEINPIDKSTQTDNNIWANIPSFVSETVELRKSNFSKQQIRLERLLEKQERVERELAREKSINTKLTLKYEEVCLDNKKIRGDLDFYHDKTSQQAELIRDITTDKCLVSKNLESSEMEVMNLRGQCFGLEEEIKNLRIKNQILVENLRDTLNKLKTEHVVTTNLRIENEANFKKYLADLKAENDITVAGLYDELTESKFEIRNLRKQMEISDTNLFLLRINEELESIIFSVTVNVFDCFKFSSAVDEDLLRQVDELVHLKHTFFCLENEMIILNKKINLFTSFCTTVVYKYLHLLSSSVLTENRSNDESHLELHDILMKEINDNSNEYHETAARDDDSFKTCDSETCTIQDVVEATSMGFDSFLDNLELGDVHLRQLSFKEMEEKFVTLASLLAVDVSTSANRYILKKERFTKLTVQYYEYLNCSIESLRKCSRFGKYETAITHMQLLKDISKEVLKTAVEHGVTQCEKRSGSFCKLVINYVAILSQENKKLKQTICDCQKLETKNLAPFSVNRSDESHFKSRGLILIFIFFLGLVVSLIFYIDQMCPKNSKRMCPIQWIMNLFIEETYSDNFPL